In a single window of the Massilia oculi genome:
- a CDS encoding ATP-binding protein, whose amino-acid sequence MTPLDQFLRRAEGLLERLEAVLPPATAREPDWKRSFAFRWRRRPAGALQGSSNYLQPVLHASSIKLEDLHHVAAQKRQIEQNTRQFVARRPANNVLLTGARGTGKSSLIKACLNAFADQGLRLIEVDKADLADLPDIIDLVAGRPERFVVFCDDLSFEEGEAGYKALKVALDGSITAQSDNVLIYATSNRRHLMPEKMSDNASYRHGEDGDLHPGETVEEKISLSERFGLWLSFYPFRQDDYLDIVGHWLTDFGCTPRQIEDARPEALQWALQRGSRSGRVAWQFAKDYAGKLPDQASNDSSKQ is encoded by the coding sequence ATGACGCCGCTCGATCAGTTTCTGCGCCGGGCGGAGGGCTTGCTCGAGCGCCTGGAAGCGGTGCTGCCGCCGGCCACCGCGCGCGAGCCGGACTGGAAGCGCAGTTTCGCCTTCCGCTGGCGCCGGCGCCCGGCCGGCGCCTTACAGGGAAGCAGCAACTACCTGCAGCCGGTGCTGCACGCCTCCAGCATCAAGCTCGAAGACCTGCACCACGTCGCGGCCCAGAAGCGCCAGATCGAGCAGAACACGCGCCAGTTCGTGGCGCGCCGCCCGGCCAACAACGTGCTGCTCACCGGCGCGCGCGGCACCGGCAAGTCTTCCCTGATCAAGGCCTGCCTCAACGCCTTCGCCGACCAGGGCCTGCGCCTGATCGAGGTCGACAAGGCGGATCTTGCCGACCTGCCCGACATCATCGACCTGGTCGCCGGCCGGCCGGAGCGCTTCGTGGTCTTTTGCGACGACCTGTCGTTCGAAGAAGGCGAGGCCGGCTACAAGGCGCTGAAGGTGGCGCTCGACGGCAGCATCACGGCGCAGTCGGACAATGTGCTGATCTACGCCACCTCGAACCGGCGCCACCTGATGCCCGAGAAAATGTCGGACAACGCCAGCTACCGCCACGGCGAGGATGGCGACCTGCACCCCGGTGAGACGGTCGAAGAGAAGATCTCGCTGTCCGAGCGGTTCGGCCTGTGGCTGTCGTTCTACCCGTTCCGCCAGGACGACTACCTGGACATCGTCGGCCACTGGTTGACGGACTTCGGCTGCACGCCACGACAGATCGAGGACGCGCGGCCGGAAGCCCTGCAATGGGCCCTGCAGCGCGGCTCGCGCTCGGGCCGCGTGGCCTGGCAATTCGCGAAGGACTATGCCGGCAAGCTGCCGGATCAAGCATCGAATGACTCAAGCAAGCAATAA
- the zapD gene encoding cell division protein ZapD — protein MIVYEYPFNERIRTLLRLEDLYEKFKFFVQQEHPMQHHVALATIFDMLEVAGRADLKSDLLQELERQKQSLLAYRSNPAVAADTLDAVLAELDTASSALVTSQGKTGQNVRDNEWLMSIRGRTIIPGGACEFDLPSYYAWQKRPAGQRHADIMGWFGPLAPLLDALALVLRLLRNSGAPVKMFASAGSYQQMLQGKIYQMLRLTLDESTGAIPEISANKYMLWVRFTTQDGDCKPKPLEEDVPFDLTLCNF, from the coding sequence TTGATCGTCTACGAATACCCTTTCAACGAGAGGATTCGCACGTTGTTGCGGCTGGAGGACCTGTACGAGAAGTTCAAGTTCTTCGTGCAGCAGGAACACCCGATGCAGCACCATGTCGCCCTCGCGACGATCTTCGACATGCTGGAAGTGGCCGGCCGCGCCGACCTGAAATCGGACCTGCTGCAGGAACTCGAACGGCAGAAGCAGTCGCTGCTGGCCTACCGCAGCAATCCCGCGGTCGCGGCCGACACGCTCGACGCCGTCCTGGCCGAACTCGACACGGCCAGCAGCGCGCTGGTGACCAGCCAGGGCAAGACCGGCCAGAACGTGCGCGACAACGAGTGGCTGATGAGCATCCGCGGCCGCACCATCATCCCCGGCGGCGCCTGCGAATTCGACCTGCCCTCCTACTACGCCTGGCAAAAACGCCCGGCCGGGCAGCGCCATGCCGACATCATGGGCTGGTTCGGGCCGCTCGCCCCGCTGCTCGACGCGCTGGCCCTGGTGCTGCGCCTGCTGCGCAATTCTGGCGCGCCGGTCAAGATGTTCGCCTCGGCGGGCAGCTATCAACAGATGTTACAGGGTAAAATCTACCAGATGCTGCGCTTGACCCTGGACGAGTCGACGGGTGCGATCCCCGAGATCTCGGCCAACAAGTACATGCTGTGGGTACGCTTCACCACCCAGGACGGCGATTGCAAGCCGAAACCGCTGGAAGAAGACGTGCCGTTCGACCTGACCCTCTGCAATTTCTGA
- a CDS encoding NUDIX domain-containing protein, which produces MTQASNKAPVDVAVGILMRPDGDVLLGQRPDGKPYAGYWEFPGGKVEAGEDIFAALQREFMEELGVEVVSGEAWCCVEHVYEHAHVRLYFYICREWLGEPQSLEGQAFAWQGALGVSPLLPATIPLLEWLDRVRYPDRLS; this is translated from the coding sequence ATGACTCAAGCAAGCAATAAAGCGCCGGTCGACGTCGCCGTCGGCATCCTGATGCGGCCCGACGGCGACGTCCTGCTCGGCCAGCGTCCGGACGGCAAGCCGTATGCCGGCTACTGGGAATTCCCGGGCGGGAAAGTCGAGGCCGGCGAAGACATCTTCGCCGCGCTGCAACGCGAGTTCATGGAAGAGCTCGGGGTGGAGGTGGTGAGCGGCGAGGCCTGGTGCTGCGTCGAGCACGTGTACGAGCACGCCCATGTGCGCCTGTATTTCTACATCTGCCGCGAGTGGCTGGGGGAGCCGCAAAGCCTGGAAGGCCAGGCCTTCGCCTGGCAGGGCGCCTTGGGCGTGAGCCCGCTGCTGCCGGCCACCATCCCGCTGCTCGAGTGGCTCGACCGGGTCCGCTATCCGGACCGTCTATCTTAA
- the argJ gene encoding bifunctional glutamate N-acetyltransferase/amino-acid acetyltransferase ArgJ, translated as MAVNSPLPVAADLKPVNGVEIGFAEAGIKKPNRKDILIMKLAEGATVSGVFTLNRFCAAPVQVSKANLAAVKNGGAPIRALVVNTGNANAGTGEQGLANANATCAEVARLLGIEAGQVLPFSTGVILEQLPMPKLLAGLPAAATSLKADNWFNAAEAIMTTDTQPKAASRTVTIGGHQVTMTGISKGAGMIKPNMATMLGYLAIDARVAQPVLDELVKHAADHSFNAITIDGDTSTNDSFIVIATGTGGLNVDSASGLEYEALKDAVTDISRNLAQQIIRDGEGATKFMTITVDEGRDVAECRKIAYAIAHSPLVKTAFFASDPNLGRILAAVGYAGVDDLDVTRLDLYLDDVWVAKAGGRNPDYKEEDGQRVMKQSEITVRVKLARGDATATVWTCDLSHDYVSINADYRS; from the coding sequence ATGGCCGTCAATTCCCCCCTGCCAGTCGCCGCCGACCTGAAGCCCGTCAACGGTGTCGAGATCGGCTTTGCCGAAGCCGGCATCAAGAAGCCGAACCGCAAGGACATCCTGATCATGAAGCTGGCCGAAGGCGCGACCGTCTCCGGCGTGTTCACCCTGAACCGCTTCTGCGCCGCGCCGGTGCAGGTGAGCAAGGCCAACCTGGCGGCCGTCAAGAACGGCGGCGCGCCGATCCGCGCGCTGGTGGTCAACACCGGTAACGCCAATGCCGGCACCGGCGAGCAGGGCCTGGCCAACGCCAACGCCACCTGCGCCGAAGTGGCCAGGTTACTGGGCATCGAGGCCGGCCAGGTGCTGCCGTTCTCGACCGGCGTGATCCTGGAACAGCTGCCGATGCCCAAGCTGCTGGCCGGCCTGCCTGCCGCCGCCACGAGCCTGAAGGCGGACAACTGGTTCAACGCCGCCGAGGCGATCATGACCACCGATACCCAGCCGAAGGCTGCCTCGCGCACCGTCACCATCGGCGGCCACCAGGTCACGATGACCGGCATCAGCAAGGGCGCCGGCATGATCAAGCCGAATATGGCGACCATGCTCGGCTACCTGGCGATCGACGCCAGGGTCGCCCAGCCGGTGCTGGACGAACTGGTCAAGCACGCGGCCGACCACTCGTTCAACGCCATCACCATCGACGGCGACACCTCGACCAACGATTCCTTCATCGTGATCGCGACCGGTACCGGCGGCTTGAACGTCGACAGCGCCAGCGGCCTTGAGTACGAAGCATTGAAGGATGCCGTGACCGACATCTCGCGCAACCTGGCGCAGCAGATCATCCGCGACGGCGAAGGCGCGACCAAGTTCATGACCATCACGGTCGACGAAGGCCGCGACGTGGCGGAGTGCCGCAAGATCGCCTATGCGATCGCCCACTCGCCGCTGGTCAAGACCGCCTTCTTCGCGTCCGACCCGAACCTGGGCCGCATCCTGGCCGCGGTCGGCTACGCCGGCGTCGACGACCTCGACGTGACCAGGCTTGACCTCTACCTGGACGACGTCTGGGTGGCCAAGGCGGGCGGCCGCAATCCGGACTACAAGGAGGAAGACGGCCAGCGTGTGATGAAGCAGTCCGAGATCACGGTGCGCGTCAAGCTGGCCCGCGGCGACGCCACGGCGACCGTCTGGACCTGCGACCTGTCGCACGACTACGTCTCGATCAACGCCGACTACCGTTCCTGA
- a CDS encoding prepilin peptidase: MPLESLLFAPPALLGPTLVAALLGLLVGSFLNVVIYRIPKMMQRESDNYVAQESGKEPPHTDRFNLMVPRSACPCCGHRITAIENIPVVSWLALGGKCRKCKTRISARYPAIELLTAVVSGLLVWTFGSGAAGMSSLLFAWLLIAMTFIDFDTQLLPDDLTYPLLWAGLLMNINATFVPLQDAVIGAAAGYLVLWAVYWLFKLATGKEGMGYGDFKLLAALGAWLGWTALPTIILLSSVVGALVGISLIVFAKRGRDKPIPFGPYLAAAGLIAMLYGEQLGRLGAGMLGGA, translated from the coding sequence ATGCCCCTGGAATCGTTGTTGTTTGCGCCCCCCGCCCTGCTGGGCCCCACCCTCGTGGCCGCGCTGCTGGGCCTCCTGGTCGGCAGCTTCCTGAACGTGGTCATCTACCGCATCCCGAAGATGATGCAGCGCGAGTCCGACAACTACGTGGCGCAGGAAAGCGGCAAGGAGCCGCCGCATACCGACCGTTTCAACCTGATGGTGCCGCGCTCGGCCTGCCCCTGCTGCGGCCACCGGATCACGGCCATCGAGAACATCCCGGTCGTCAGCTGGCTCGCCCTCGGCGGCAAGTGCCGCAAGTGCAAGACGCGGATCTCGGCGCGCTATCCGGCGATCGAACTGTTGACGGCCGTCGTCTCGGGCCTCTTGGTGTGGACCTTCGGCAGCGGCGCGGCCGGCATGAGCAGCCTGCTGTTCGCCTGGCTGTTGATCGCGATGACTTTCATCGACTTCGATACCCAGCTGCTGCCGGACGACCTGACCTATCCGCTGCTGTGGGCCGGCCTGCTGATGAACATCAACGCCACCTTCGTGCCGCTGCAGGACGCCGTGATCGGCGCCGCTGCCGGCTACCTGGTACTGTGGGCCGTGTATTGGCTGTTCAAGCTCGCCACCGGCAAGGAAGGCATGGGATATGGCGACTTCAAGCTGCTGGCGGCGCTCGGCGCCTGGCTGGGATGGACCGCCCTGCCGACCATCATCCTGCTGTCGTCGGTGGTGGGAGCGCTGGTGGGCATCAGCCTGATCGTGTTCGCCAAACGCGGCCGCGACAAGCCGATCCCCTTCGGCCCCTACCTGGCGGCGGCCGGCCTGATCGCCATGCTGTATGGCGAGCAGCTGGGCCGTCTCGGCGCCGGCATGCTGGGCGGCGCATGA
- a CDS encoding TonB-dependent receptor, with protein MRSRFEKGLRRTLIATAVNAALCGLALAQVQSGNAAETGDSNTSTPAVAAEPSQASVVVVTGARAALARALDLKRNADVIQDSISATELGRFPDDNVADSLTHIAGISVSRTRGGEGQYINVRGLGSGYNIVTLNRRILATDGDGRDFAFDVLPSEMISGADVMKSASAAQMEGSIGGSVNLRSARPFDNPGYHASARIEGDRNDLSRKNGVKLSGVVSNTFNDNKMGFILGAVLSDREVRTDSLGYQTFNADSPGSFDVDGNGTLGPDERNLLGSCCISFGSIFEKKKRAALTGAFEWKVTPDFRMTFDALATRLDSPQVGYQQSYYVEHAADRWSDVVAKDGLITSMTIKDLIPEMSNVTTDRVVDTMQFGWKGEWKVNRDLRLVGDVYRSTSKRDSGGKDNFVVAGIAGANTGYYRANNNAFPDIRVQLEDGRDLATELNAGRLGDKDFGVHFAGLTGVDIKDTVDGGSLEGRLSLDGKWNVDAFEFGVSGTSREKTRTSIGNEKSGGACQYCGMYSTTFANLGANVLRPMTLPNYMRGAGGSFPTGFVAFDVPAYFKALESLNGQPVIGEDGQPTGDVYDTGKSQPVFVPTDSYDVRERTATLFGQFELSGERWNGNLGVRVVHTKTRSRSAIDEIVAIDDKTPDIPTSSPVVTYSPATPVEDEGSYTKVLPSANFSYWWQPDLVLRAAVAKVMARPSLDKLAPTRTDNTLDRSYILSIVGDSGLKPTEATQQDLSLEWYYAPKSALNAALFAKQIKNFVTYQTDERVDIGVPGYLYTVIHPVNGDKARVRGMELGVQHLWDNGFGIAAKFAKTWTRAYSGGQYVGQLEGVAPTASSLGFLYEKGKLNAALTFDYTGKYTQATNAIAGLPNKVDAITWVTASASYDVNENVSLFVEGKNLGDEVMRSNLGRSDAIYGFEAWGRTYAAGMSVRF; from the coding sequence ATGCGCAGTAGATTCGAAAAGGGACTCCGCCGGACCTTGATCGCCACCGCCGTGAACGCCGCGCTCTGCGGCCTGGCGCTGGCCCAGGTCCAGTCCGGCAACGCCGCGGAGACCGGCGACAGCAACACCAGCACACCGGCCGTCGCCGCCGAGCCCTCGCAAGCTTCGGTCGTGGTCGTCACCGGCGCCCGCGCCGCCCTGGCGCGCGCGCTCGACCTGAAACGCAATGCCGACGTGATCCAGGACTCGATCTCGGCCACTGAGCTGGGCCGCTTCCCCGACGATAACGTGGCCGACTCGCTGACCCACATCGCCGGCATCTCGGTCTCGCGCACCCGCGGCGGCGAAGGCCAGTACATCAATGTGCGTGGTCTCGGCTCGGGCTACAACATCGTCACCCTGAACCGCCGCATCCTGGCCACCGACGGCGACGGCCGCGACTTCGCCTTCGACGTGCTGCCGTCCGAGATGATCAGCGGCGCCGACGTGATGAAATCGGCCAGCGCCGCGCAGATGGAAGGCAGCATCGGCGGCTCGGTCAACCTGCGCTCGGCCCGTCCCTTCGACAATCCCGGCTACCACGCCTCGGCCCGCATCGAGGGCGACCGCAACGACCTGTCGCGCAAGAACGGCGTCAAGCTCTCGGGCGTCGTCAGCAATACCTTCAATGACAACAAGATGGGGTTCATCCTCGGCGCCGTGCTGTCCGACCGCGAGGTGCGCACCGATTCGCTGGGCTACCAGACCTTCAACGCCGACTCGCCGGGCAGCTTCGACGTCGACGGCAACGGCACCCTGGGCCCGGACGAGCGGAACCTGCTCGGCTCCTGCTGCATCTCCTTCGGCTCGATCTTCGAGAAGAAAAAGCGTGCGGCGCTCACCGGCGCCTTCGAATGGAAGGTCACGCCGGACTTTCGCATGACCTTCGACGCGCTCGCCACGCGCCTCGATTCGCCGCAAGTCGGCTACCAGCAATCGTATTACGTCGAACACGCGGCCGACCGCTGGTCCGACGTGGTCGCCAAGGATGGCCTGATCACCAGCATGACGATCAAGGATCTGATCCCCGAGATGTCGAACGTGACCACCGACCGCGTGGTCGACACCATGCAGTTCGGCTGGAAGGGCGAGTGGAAGGTCAACCGCGACCTGCGCCTGGTCGGCGACGTCTACCGCTCGACCTCGAAGCGCGATTCGGGCGGCAAGGACAACTTCGTGGTGGCCGGCATCGCCGGCGCCAACACCGGCTACTACCGGGCCAACAATAATGCCTTCCCCGACATCCGCGTGCAGCTCGAGGATGGCCGCGACCTGGCGACTGAATTGAATGCCGGGCGCCTGGGCGACAAGGATTTCGGCGTCCACTTCGCCGGCCTGACCGGGGTTGACATCAAGGACACCGTCGACGGCGGCTCGCTCGAAGGGCGCCTGAGCCTGGACGGCAAGTGGAATGTCGATGCCTTCGAGTTCGGCGTGTCGGGCACCTCGCGCGAAAAGACCCGTACCTCGATCGGCAACGAAAAGAGCGGCGGCGCCTGCCAGTACTGCGGCATGTACTCGACCACCTTCGCCAACCTCGGCGCCAACGTGCTGCGGCCGATGACCCTGCCGAACTACATGCGCGGGGCCGGCGGCAGCTTCCCGACGGGCTTCGTGGCCTTCGACGTGCCAGCCTATTTCAAGGCGCTGGAGTCGCTCAACGGCCAGCCCGTGATCGGCGAAGACGGCCAGCCGACCGGCGACGTGTACGACACCGGCAAGTCGCAGCCGGTGTTCGTGCCGACCGACTCCTATGACGTGCGCGAGCGCACCGCCACCCTGTTCGGGCAGTTCGAGCTGTCGGGCGAGCGCTGGAACGGCAATCTCGGCGTGCGGGTGGTGCATACCAAAACGCGATCGCGCAGCGCGATCGACGAAATCGTCGCCATCGATGACAAGACCCCCGACATCCCGACCAGCAGCCCGGTCGTGACCTACAGCCCTGCCACCCCGGTCGAGGACGAGGGTTCCTATACCAAGGTGCTGCCGTCGGCGAACTTCAGCTACTGGTGGCAGCCCGACCTGGTGCTGCGCGCCGCGGTGGCCAAGGTGATGGCGCGGCCGTCGCTGGACAAGCTGGCCCCGACCCGTACCGACAACACGCTCGACCGCAGCTACATCCTGAGCATCGTCGGCGACTCCGGCCTGAAGCCCACCGAGGCGACCCAGCAAGACCTGTCGCTGGAATGGTATTACGCGCCGAAGTCGGCGCTCAACGCCGCGCTGTTCGCGAAGCAGATCAAGAACTTCGTCACTTACCAGACCGACGAGCGGGTCGACATCGGCGTGCCGGGCTACCTGTACACCGTGATCCACCCGGTCAATGGCGACAAGGCGCGCGTGCGCGGCATGGAACTGGGCGTGCAGCACCTGTGGGACAACGGCTTCGGCATCGCCGCCAAGTTCGCCAAGACCTGGACCCGCGCCTATTCCGGCGGACAATACGTGGGCCAACTGGAGGGCGTGGCGCCGACCGCGTCGTCGCTCGGCTTCCTGTACGAAAAGGGCAAGCTCAATGCCGCGCTGACCTTCGACTACACCGGCAAGTACACGCAGGCCACCAACGCCATCGCCGGCCTGCCGAACAAGGTCGACGCCATCACCTGGGTCACCGCCTCGGCCTCGTATGACGTGAACGAGAACGTGAGCCTGTTCGTCGAAGGCAAGAACCTGGGCGACGAGGTGATGCGCTCGAACCTGGGCCGCAGCGACGCGATCTACGGCTTCGAAGCCTGGGGCCGTACCTACGCCGCCGGCATGAGTGTGAGGTTCTGA
- the yacG gene encoding DNA gyrase inhibitor YacG encodes MTVVACPTCGKQVEWIEANKFRPFCSERCKMIDLGAWAEEKYTIPGSAPSDPLDEPPTER; translated from the coding sequence ATGACCGTAGTCGCCTGCCCCACCTGCGGCAAACAAGTCGAATGGATCGAAGCGAACAAGTTTCGCCCGTTCTGTTCCGAGCGTTGCAAGATGATCGACCTGGGCGCCTGGGCCGAAGAGAAGTACACGATTCCGGGCAGCGCGCCGAGCGACCCGCTCGACGAACCGCCGACCGAACGCTAG
- a CDS encoding EamA family transporter → MTTTKNHWLGYALATTLLWGVWGAFAGRPVQNGFPETLVYAVWALTMIPPALFALARIDWRVRRDGPAVRHGLAIGLLGAGGQMILFHAVKEGPTYLIFPLISLSPVITIALSYAFLRERTGAMGVTGIVLALCALPLFDYAPEQGGVAYGWWFVLALGVLVAWGLQAYFIKRANAIMDAESIFFYMTLSALAFIPVALAMTDFSQPINYGLDGPWLAAITQVLNAVGALTLVYAFRHGKALVVSPLVNAGAPLLTTIISVAMAATLPNGFKLAGIGLSLAAALFLALQPDEPNAA, encoded by the coding sequence ATGACGACGACGAAAAACCACTGGCTGGGCTACGCGCTGGCCACCACCCTGCTGTGGGGCGTATGGGGCGCCTTCGCCGGGCGTCCGGTGCAGAACGGCTTCCCCGAGACCCTGGTGTATGCGGTGTGGGCGCTGACCATGATTCCGCCGGCGCTGTTCGCGCTGGCGCGCATCGACTGGCGCGTGCGGCGCGACGGCCCGGCTGTTCGCCATGGCCTGGCGATCGGCCTGCTGGGCGCGGGCGGACAGATGATCCTGTTCCACGCGGTCAAGGAAGGACCCACTTACCTGATCTTCCCCCTGATCTCGCTGTCGCCGGTGATCACGATCGCCCTGTCGTATGCCTTCCTGCGCGAACGCACCGGCGCCATGGGCGTGACCGGCATCGTGCTGGCGCTGTGCGCGCTGCCGCTGTTCGACTACGCGCCGGAGCAGGGCGGCGTGGCCTATGGCTGGTGGTTCGTGCTGGCGCTGGGCGTGCTGGTGGCCTGGGGCCTGCAGGCCTACTTCATCAAGCGCGCCAACGCCATCATGGATGCCGAGAGCATCTTCTTCTACATGACCCTCAGCGCACTCGCTTTCATTCCGGTGGCGCTGGCGATGACCGACTTCTCGCAGCCGATCAACTACGGCCTGGATGGCCCGTGGCTGGCCGCGATCACGCAGGTGCTCAATGCGGTCGGCGCGCTGACCCTGGTGTATGCCTTCCGGCATGGCAAGGCGCTGGTGGTGTCTCCCCTGGTCAATGCCGGCGCGCCGCTCTTGACCACCATCATCTCGGTGGCGATGGCGGCGACCCTGCCGAACGGTTTCAAGCTGGCCGGCATCGGCCTCTCGCTGGCGGCGGCGCTGTTCCTGGCGCTGCAGCCCGACGAGCCCAACGCCGCCTGA
- a CDS encoding D-amino acid dehydrogenase, producing the protein MKVIILGSGVIGTASAYFLAKAGHDVTVIERQPGAGMETSFGNAGEISPGYATPWAGPGVPMKAIRWLAMRHSPLVIRPRMDPQQWRWILQMLANCNTRSYQVNKGRMVRLAEYSRDVLVQLRRDTGIAYDERSKGTLQLFRTQKQLDGAHTDTEVLERSGVPYELLDRQGCTRYEPALARVPGNYVGGLLLPNDETGDCFKFTQALAELAKGLGVKFRHEVRIERLNVEGDRVTGVVTNKGELKSEAFVLALGSYSPLMLRQIGIHIPVYPVKGYSITVPITDASGAPESTVMDETYKVAITRLGDRIRVGGTAELCGYDLRLHQARRDTLEHSVTNLFPDGGDVRQASFWCGLRPMTPDGTPVIGPTPYRNLFLNTGHGTLGWTMSCGSGRVLADILSGRQPEIGLEGLFMDRYGRRNKPVALPAGIAV; encoded by the coding sequence GTGAAGGTCATCATCCTCGGCAGTGGCGTCATCGGAACCGCATCGGCGTATTTCCTGGCCAAGGCCGGGCATGACGTCACCGTGATCGAGCGCCAGCCCGGCGCGGGGATGGAGACCAGTTTCGGCAATGCCGGCGAGATCTCGCCTGGCTATGCGACGCCCTGGGCCGGCCCCGGCGTGCCGATGAAGGCGATCCGGTGGCTGGCGATGCGGCACAGCCCCCTGGTGATCCGGCCGCGGATGGATCCGCAGCAGTGGCGCTGGATCCTGCAGATGCTGGCCAACTGCAATACCCGCAGCTATCAGGTCAACAAGGGCCGCATGGTGCGCCTGGCCGAGTACAGCCGTGACGTGCTGGTCCAGCTGCGGCGTGACACGGGCATCGCCTACGACGAGCGCAGCAAGGGCACCCTGCAGCTGTTCCGCACCCAGAAGCAGCTCGATGGCGCGCACACCGACACCGAGGTGCTGGAGCGTTCCGGCGTGCCATACGAACTGCTCGACCGGCAAGGCTGCACGCGGTACGAACCGGCGCTGGCGCGCGTGCCCGGCAACTACGTGGGCGGCCTGCTGCTGCCGAACGACGAGACCGGCGACTGCTTCAAGTTCACCCAGGCGCTGGCCGAACTGGCCAAGGGCCTGGGCGTCAAGTTCCGGCACGAGGTCAGGATCGAGCGCCTGAACGTCGAGGGCGACCGCGTGACCGGCGTCGTCACGAACAAGGGCGAACTGAAATCCGAGGCCTTCGTGCTGGCGCTGGGCAGCTACTCTCCGCTGATGCTCAGGCAGATCGGGATCCACATCCCGGTCTATCCGGTGAAGGGCTATTCGATCACGGTGCCGATCACCGACGCGTCGGGCGCGCCCGAATCGACCGTGATGGACGAGACCTACAAGGTGGCGATCACGCGCCTTGGCGACCGCATCCGCGTCGGCGGCACGGCGGAGCTGTGCGGCTACGACCTGCGCCTGCACCAGGCGCGGCGCGACACGCTCGAGCATTCGGTGACGAACCTGTTCCCCGACGGCGGCGACGTGCGCCAGGCCTCGTTCTGGTGCGGCCTGCGGCCGATGACGCCGGACGGCACGCCGGTGATCGGGCCGACGCCGTATCGCAACCTGTTCCTGAACACGGGGCATGGCACGCTGGGCTGGACCATGTCGTGCGGCTCGGGCCGGGTGCTGGCCGATATCCTGTCGGGGCGCCAGCCCGAGATCGGGCTGGAAGGGCTGTTCATGGACCGCTATGGGCGGCGCAACAAGCCGGTGGCGTTGCCGGCGGGGATTGCCGTCTAG
- the coaE gene encoding dephospho-CoA kinase (Dephospho-CoA kinase (CoaE) performs the final step in coenzyme A biosynthesis.) has product MNTARGAAFSVGLTGGIGCGKSTVAELFAGLGATIVDTDAIAHSLTAPHGAAMPAILAEFGPDFATPDGALDRTRMRSLVFTDAGARGRLEAILHPRIRDATAAAAAIATGPYVIFAVPLLIESGTWAGRVSRVLAVDCSEDTQVARVMQRSGLSADQVRAIMATQVTRAQRLAAADDVIDNDDGLEALLPQVTRLHERYLSLSM; this is encoded by the coding sequence ATGAACACGGCGCGCGGCGCGGCGTTCTCGGTCGGTCTCACCGGCGGCATCGGCTGCGGCAAGAGCACCGTGGCCGAGCTGTTTGCCGGCCTGGGCGCGACGATCGTCGACACCGACGCCATCGCCCATTCCCTGACTGCCCCGCACGGCGCGGCGATGCCGGCCATCCTGGCCGAATTCGGGCCCGACTTCGCCACGCCGGATGGCGCCCTGGACCGCACGCGCATGCGCAGCCTGGTGTTTACGGATGCCGGGGCGCGCGGCCGGCTGGAAGCGATCCTGCATCCGCGCATCCGCGACGCCACCGCAGCCGCGGCGGCGATCGCCACCGGTCCCTACGTGATCTTCGCGGTGCCGCTGCTGATCGAATCGGGAACGTGGGCCGGGCGGGTGTCGCGCGTGCTGGCCGTGGACTGCTCGGAAGACACCCAGGTCGCGCGTGTCATGCAGCGTAGCGGCCTGTCCGCCGACCAGGTGCGCGCCATCATGGCGACCCAGGTCACGCGGGCCCAGCGCCTGGCGGCGGCCGACGACGTGATCGACAACGACGACGGCCTGGAGGCCCTGTTACCCCAGGTAACACGCTTGCACGAGCGGTATCTGTCATTGAGTATGTAA